In the genome of Sardina pilchardus chromosome 14, fSarPil1.1, whole genome shotgun sequence, one region contains:
- the LOC134101162 gene encoding regulator of G-protein signaling 3-like isoform X3: MQCLTVTILRGKDGYGFTICSDSPVRVQAVDPGGPADLAGLQQLDTLLQLNGQPVEQWKCVDLAHAIRNSHNEITVVVWRTGPSVKSSYEGLIHRPSYKPSPSAYEPPSPPSKKRDKTPPAVPPLPAHHRTRRLLINGSEGVGGGGGGGGGGVGGVASGLGWGAGERPGDEPDAKGRSSGATAQGQHTHTLRGTRVKASNGDNYIILSPISPGGQVLAEPPPQWCRAPRPPQCLTPTGVPPPT; the protein is encoded by the exons GTGACCATCCTTCGAGGAAAAGACGGCTACGGCTTTACCATCTGCTCCGACTCCCCAGTGAGGGTCCAGGCTGTCGACCCAG gtggCCCTGCTGATCTGGCCGGTCTACAGCAGTTGGACACACTGCTGCAGCTAAATGGGCAGCCAGTGGAGCAGTGGAAGTGTGTGGACCTCGCCCATGCTATACG TAACAGTCATAATGAGATAACGGTGGTGGTGTGGCGGACGGGTCCGTCGGTGAAGTCCAGCTACGAGGGCCTGATCCACCGGCCGTCCTACAAGCCCTCTCCGTCCGCCTACGAGCCTCCGTCCCCCCCCAGCAAGAAGCGAGACAAGACCCCCCCGGCCGTGCCCCCCCTCCCGGCCCACCACCGCACTCGCCGCCTGCTCATCAACGGCTCTGAGGgcgtcggaggaggaggaggaggaggaggaggaggagtggggggagtGGCCAGCGGACTGGGCTGGGGGGCCGGCGAGAGACCCGGTGATGAGCCGGACGCCAAGGGCCGGTCGTCGGGGGCGACGGCGCaaggccagcacacacacacgctgcggGGGACCCGCGTCAAAGCGTCCAACGGGGACAACTACATCATCCTGTCGCCCATCAGCCCTGGAGGCCAGGTACTGGctgagccccccccccagtgGTGCCGTGCACCCCGGCCCCCTCAGTGCCTCACTCCCACCGGGGTGCCCCCCCCAACTTAA
- the LOC134101162 gene encoding regulator of G-protein signaling 3-like isoform X2: protein MHTIHGLCRFCIGCRLPQVTILRGKDGYGFTICSDSPVRVQAVDPGGPADLAGLQQLDTLLQLNGQPVEQWKCVDLAHAIRNSHNEITVVVWRTGPSVKSSYEGLIHRPSYKPSPSAYEPPSPPSKKRDKTPPAVPPLPAHHRTRRLLINGSEGVGGGGGGGGGGVGGVASGLGWGAGERPGDEPDAKGRSSGATAQGQHTHTLRGTRVKASNGDNYIILSPISPGGQVLAEPPPQWCRAPRPPQCLTPTGVPPPT from the exons GTGACCATCCTTCGAGGAAAAGACGGCTACGGCTTTACCATCTGCTCCGACTCCCCAGTGAGGGTCCAGGCTGTCGACCCAG gtggCCCTGCTGATCTGGCCGGTCTACAGCAGTTGGACACACTGCTGCAGCTAAATGGGCAGCCAGTGGAGCAGTGGAAGTGTGTGGACCTCGCCCATGCTATACG TAACAGTCATAATGAGATAACGGTGGTGGTGTGGCGGACGGGTCCGTCGGTGAAGTCCAGCTACGAGGGCCTGATCCACCGGCCGTCCTACAAGCCCTCTCCGTCCGCCTACGAGCCTCCGTCCCCCCCCAGCAAGAAGCGAGACAAGACCCCCCCGGCCGTGCCCCCCCTCCCGGCCCACCACCGCACTCGCCGCCTGCTCATCAACGGCTCTGAGGgcgtcggaggaggaggaggaggaggaggaggaggagtggggggagtGGCCAGCGGACTGGGCTGGGGGGCCGGCGAGAGACCCGGTGATGAGCCGGACGCCAAGGGCCGGTCGTCGGGGGCGACGGCGCaaggccagcacacacacacgctgcggGGGACCCGCGTCAAAGCGTCCAACGGGGACAACTACATCATCCTGTCGCCCATCAGCCCTGGAGGCCAGGTACTGGctgagccccccccccagtgGTGCCGTGCACCCCGGCCCCCTCAGTGCCTCACTCCCACCGGGGTGCCCCCCCCAACTTAA